The following proteins are co-located in the Thermus tengchongensis genome:
- the minC gene encoding septum site-determining protein MinC, whose translation MRLRATPKALALRLDGGETPEELRNLRLPEGLPLEVEVAGPVSGQVLEALLELGRPLTLIPPRNRLPAGTLVLSKTLRSGERVEHPGTVVVLGDVNPGAEVVAGGDVIVVGKLRGLAHAGAGGDEERFIFALELAAKQVRIGPHLAQAPEEQDTQGPEIARVQDGKIVVEPARKR comes from the coding sequence ATGCGCCTCCGCGCCACCCCCAAAGCCCTGGCCCTGCGCCTGGACGGGGGGGAAACCCCGGAAGAACTCCGAAACCTCAGGTTGCCGGAGGGCCTTCCCCTCGAGGTGGAGGTGGCCGGGCCTGTATCCGGACAGGTGTTGGAAGCCCTCCTGGAGCTAGGCCGGCCCCTTACCCTGATCCCTCCCAGAAACCGCCTTCCCGCCGGCACCCTCGTCCTCAGCAAGACCCTGCGTTCCGGCGAGCGGGTGGAGCACCCCGGCACCGTGGTGGTTCTGGGCGACGTGAACCCCGGGGCCGAGGTGGTGGCGGGGGGGGATGTGATCGTGGTGGGCAAGCTGCGCGGCCTGGCCCACGCGGGGGCTGGAGGCGATGAGGAGCGCTTCATCTTCGCCCTGGAGCTGGCTGCCAAGCAGGTGCGCATCGGCCCCCACTTGGCCCAGGCCCCAGAGGAACAGGACACCCAGGGCCCCGAGATCGCTCGGGTTCAGGATGGAAAGATTGTGGTGGAGCCTGCTAGAAAGCGATAG
- a CDS encoding penicillin-binding transpeptidase domain-containing protein — MTSRLYALMLFFLLAFGLLALRAWHLQVLEHERYALRSRGNYLKTEGIPAPRGRILDRKGRVIAQDRLVVDLVYEGGEVAFKERLLPLLGLKELPKVHGPTVLKAGVPEHLLPTLAEITAGQKNLKLVERIERSYPNPISGPVLGYVLQANADQVKRGYSPDEQVGQAGLEAALEPYLRGKRGVKAVEVNVRGERLRETILEEPTPGQDVVLTLDLDLQRAAEKALEEALADINTGRRSKGLPPVTRVKGAIVAVNPQTGEVLAMASAPSFDPSLFAKRPIPQEVQALLKDKDLPLLNRAVQPYAPGSTFKLATSYALLEEGYASPSTTFRCSPYIVFGGQVRRNWATRDMGPMTVKEAIAWSCNTWYYQAVAQDPLGVVDRLAARARLLGLGEATGLEIAERTGLLPTRAWKREALKEPWYPGETLSLAIGQGPLLATPVQVARMLASIANAGQKPTLHLVKRIGQREVRPQLTPVPGRFWAVLQEGLRKTVKEGTARHVLGDFPVPTGGKTGTAETPGKRAGLEHAWYMGYGPAEPGSPYPPLVVVAFFENGGEGSRVALPAVRKVMAAYWQVEEAQAR; from the coding sequence ATGACCAGCCGGCTTTACGCCCTCATGCTTTTCTTTCTCCTGGCCTTCGGCCTCCTGGCCTTAAGGGCCTGGCACCTCCAGGTGTTGGAGCACGAGCGGTACGCCCTAAGGAGCCGGGGCAACTACCTGAAGACCGAGGGCATCCCCGCCCCCCGGGGCCGCATCCTGGACCGCAAGGGGCGGGTGATCGCCCAGGACCGCCTGGTGGTGGATTTGGTGTACGAAGGGGGCGAGGTGGCCTTCAAGGAAAGGCTCCTCCCCCTCTTGGGCTTGAAGGAACTTCCCAAGGTCCACGGTCCCACCGTCCTCAAAGCAGGGGTGCCCGAACACCTTCTTCCCACCCTAGCTGAGATCACCGCCGGACAGAAAAACCTCAAGCTGGTGGAGCGCATCGAGCGCTCCTACCCCAACCCCATCTCGGGCCCCGTGCTAGGGTACGTGCTTCAGGCCAACGCCGACCAGGTGAAGCGGGGATACAGTCCCGACGAGCAAGTGGGCCAGGCAGGCCTGGAAGCAGCCCTCGAGCCCTACCTCAGGGGTAAGCGCGGGGTGAAGGCGGTGGAGGTCAACGTCCGGGGGGAACGCTTGAGGGAGACCATCCTGGAGGAACCCACCCCCGGGCAGGACGTGGTCCTCACCCTGGACTTAGACCTCCAGCGAGCAGCGGAAAAGGCCCTAGAGGAAGCCTTGGCCGACATCAACACCGGGCGGAGATCCAAGGGTCTTCCCCCCGTTACCCGGGTCAAGGGGGCCATCGTGGCCGTGAACCCCCAAACAGGGGAGGTTCTGGCCATGGCCAGCGCCCCATCCTTCGATCCGAGCCTTTTCGCCAAGCGGCCCATACCCCAGGAGGTCCAGGCCCTTCTTAAGGATAAGGACCTTCCCCTCCTGAACCGGGCGGTGCAACCCTACGCCCCAGGTTCCACCTTTAAGCTGGCCACCAGCTACGCCCTTCTGGAAGAGGGATACGCGAGCCCCTCCACCACCTTCCGGTGCAGCCCCTACATCGTCTTTGGAGGCCAGGTGCGCCGCAACTGGGCCACCCGGGATATGGGCCCCATGACCGTCAAGGAGGCCATTGCCTGGAGTTGCAACACCTGGTATTACCAGGCGGTGGCCCAGGATCCCCTGGGGGTGGTGGACCGCCTGGCGGCAAGGGCCCGCCTTCTGGGCCTAGGGGAAGCTACCGGGCTGGAAATCGCCGAGCGCACGGGGCTTCTCCCGACCCGCGCTTGGAAGCGGGAGGCTTTAAAGGAGCCCTGGTACCCAGGGGAAACCCTTTCCCTGGCCATCGGGCAGGGACCCCTCCTCGCCACCCCGGTCCAGGTGGCCCGCATGCTAGCCAGCATAGCCAACGCCGGGCAGAAGCCCACCCTCCACCTGGTGAAACGCATCGGCCAAAGGGAGGTTAGACCCCAGCTCACACCGGTTCCTGGGCGCTTCTGGGCGGTGTTGCAGGAAGGTTTACGCAAGACCGTGAAAGAGGGGACAGCCCGCCATGTGCTGGGGGACTTCCCCGTGCCCACGGGGGGCAAAACGGGAACGGCGGAAACCCCGGGGAAGCGGGCGGGCCTCGAGCACGCCTGGTACATGGGTTACGGTCCTGCTGAGCCTGGCTCCCCCTACCCTCCCCTGGTGGTGGTGGCCTTCTTTGAAAACGGGGGGGAGGGAAGCCGCGTGGCCCTTCCCGCGGTGCGCAAGGTAATGGCCGCCTACTGGCAGGTGGAGGAAGCCCAGGCCAGGTAG
- the mreD gene encoding rod shape-determining protein MreD, with amino-acid sequence MMGILLLLTLVLSGFLGALWPQGLMAPDLFLVLALLYARSLPYYLGLPWAFFLGLVQDLLGYGLLGLHAVGLLSASYAFYAASRRLAPGEVPGVLFSFLWAFSAKWAGYFLVAYWLRLELPAFLPLDLLLEGLFTLPLVLLAWRFGPPSPRP; translated from the coding sequence ATGATGGGGATCCTTCTCCTCCTCACCCTTGTGCTCTCCGGATTCCTAGGAGCCCTCTGGCCCCAGGGGTTGATGGCCCCTGACCTCTTCCTGGTCCTGGCCCTCCTTTATGCCCGTAGCCTTCCCTATTACCTGGGCCTCCCTTGGGCCTTTTTTCTTGGACTTGTGCAAGACCTCCTGGGCTACGGGCTTTTGGGCCTCCATGCGGTGGGGCTCCTGAGCGCCAGCTATGCCTTCTATGCGGCAAGCCGCCGCCTGGCCCCGGGGGAGGTTCCCGGGGTCCTCTTCTCCTTCCTCTGGGCCTTTTCCGCCAAGTGGGCGGGTTACTTCCTGGTGGCCTACTGGTTGCGCCTGGAACTTCCCGCCTTCCTGCCCCTGGACCTTCTCCTGGAGGGCCTCTTCACCCTTCCCTTGGTCCTCCTGGCCTGGCGCTTTGGGCCACCCTCTCCACGGCCATGA
- the mreC gene encoding rod shape-determining protein MreC — protein MREVAFRRGLFLFLLALGLAMAALTRPLAPRLALTLSPLTAPLPALGHRLGQNLRAASSILLNRQDLYGENRALKAKLAQLESENRRLRLEVERLSRALKVRASQAPGVVAVAPVVGEDLSGLYRRLILGLGERDGLRVGMPVTAPEGLVGLIVEVEERRALVRTLLDPESQVGVRPEKAPGRGVARGVPPDHLVAEFPPTVQVAPGDLLLTGAPLGLFPDGIPVGRVERIERVQGGLKLRAWVKPLVELSLLEEVIVLRPL, from the coding sequence GTGAGGGAAGTGGCCTTTCGGCGGGGGCTCTTCCTCTTCCTCCTGGCCTTGGGCCTGGCCATGGCAGCCTTAACGCGTCCTCTCGCCCCCCGCCTCGCCCTCACCCTTTCCCCCCTCACCGCTCCCCTGCCCGCCCTGGGCCACCGCCTGGGGCAGAACCTGCGGGCTGCCTCCTCCATTCTCCTTAATCGCCAGGACCTCTACGGGGAAAACCGCGCCCTGAAGGCTAAGCTCGCCCAGCTGGAAAGCGAAAACCGAAGGCTTCGCCTCGAGGTGGAGCGCCTTTCCCGGGCCCTCAAGGTGCGGGCCTCGCAGGCCCCCGGGGTGGTGGCGGTGGCCCCGGTGGTGGGGGAGGACCTCTCCGGCCTTTACCGCCGCCTGATCCTGGGCCTAGGGGAGCGGGATGGCCTCCGGGTGGGCATGCCGGTGACCGCTCCGGAAGGGCTGGTGGGGCTCATTGTGGAGGTGGAGGAACGCCGGGCCCTGGTGCGTACCCTCCTAGACCCGGAAAGCCAGGTGGGCGTTCGGCCGGAAAAGGCCCCGGGGCGGGGAGTGGCCCGGGGTGTTCCCCCTGACCACCTGGTGGCGGAGTTCCCCCCCACGGTCCAGGTGGCTCCGGGAGACCTCCTGCTCACGGGAGCGCCCTTGGGCCTTTTCCCGGACGGGATCCCCGTGGGCCGGGTGGAACGCATCGAGCGCGTCCAAGGCGGTTTAAAGCTACGGGCTTGGGTCAAGCCTCTGGTGGAGCTTTCCCTACTGGAGGAGGTTATCGTGCTGAGGCCCTTATGA
- a CDS encoding Maf family protein → MAGRATPLVLTLASGSPRRRALLEALGFPLRVVPPGVEEEGEGLPSDPQELALALARHKGERVPGEWVLAADTVVDLDGRVLGKPKDRTENHLFLRLLSGRTHLVHTAIYLRTPGDLVAEVHTAQVRFRNLSEEEIAWYVRSGEGLDKAGGYGAQGLGMALLEGIVGDFYTVVGLPVARVFALLWERGFRP, encoded by the coding sequence ATGGCAGGAAGGGCAACCCCTCTAGTGCTAACCCTGGCCTCGGGAAGCCCCAGGCGCAGGGCTCTCCTCGAGGCCTTGGGCTTCCCCTTAAGGGTGGTGCCTCCCGGTGTGGAGGAGGAGGGGGAAGGCCTCCCCTCAGACCCCCAGGAGCTGGCCCTGGCCCTGGCCCGGCACAAGGGGGAAAGGGTGCCGGGGGAGTGGGTGTTGGCGGCGGATACCGTGGTGGACCTGGACGGCCGGGTGCTGGGCAAACCCAAGGATCGGACGGAAAACCACCTCTTCCTCCGCCTCCTCTCCGGGAGAACCCACCTGGTTCACACCGCCATCTACCTGCGCACCCCAGGGGATCTGGTGGCGGAGGTACACACCGCCCAGGTCCGCTTCCGCAACCTCTCCGAGGAGGAGATCGCCTGGTACGTGCGAAGCGGGGAGGGCCTGGACAAGGCAGGCGGCTACGGAGCCCAGGGTCTAGGCATGGCCCTTTTGGAGGGGATCGTGGGGGATTTCTACACGGTGGTGGGCCTGCCCGTGGCCCGGGTTTTTGCCCTCCTTTGGGAAAGGGGGTTCAGGCCGTGA
- a CDS encoding phospholipase D-like domain-containing protein has translation MLLLVILLLWLFQELRPGLPPPPPQAEAGGVEAYFMPREGEAAKARLIALMDGAKESLDGAFYEFRDLEIAKALLRAKKRGVRVRLYGESDYRNDFRRYLVGGALGQQGETPRVPQAALRERIRPLSLDCEEIVGIPVCFDEREGFMHHKFLVVDGQTVWTGSTNMTWNAFARNNENSLLLPSSILAQGYAREFQALFTGTKEGLGTPITFSLEGGVPAEGTAYFSPKGGALGRKALLERLRASQQEILVAAFVLTDPEVVKALVQAQERGVRVQVLLESRNLKDSREEDLLRAGVEVRKDGNPYTLHHKVMLIDSTFVITGSYNFTARAWQVNNENLLILQSPALAERYREEILRLWQEGQPL, from the coding sequence TTGCTCCTCCTGGTCATCCTCCTCCTTTGGCTTTTCCAGGAGCTCCGTCCGGGCCTCCCCCCACCTCCCCCACAGGCGGAAGCAGGGGGTGTGGAGGCCTACTTCATGCCCCGGGAAGGGGAGGCCGCCAAGGCCCGGCTCATCGCCCTTATGGACGGAGCCAAGGAAAGCCTGGATGGGGCCTTCTACGAGTTTCGCGACCTGGAGATCGCCAAGGCCTTGCTCAGGGCTAAGAAACGAGGGGTGAGGGTTAGGCTCTACGGGGAAAGCGATTACCGAAACGACTTCCGCCGCTACCTCGTGGGTGGGGCCTTGGGCCAGCAAGGGGAAACTCCCCGTGTACCCCAGGCGGCCCTACGGGAGCGCATCCGGCCTTTGTCCCTGGACTGCGAGGAGATCGTGGGAATCCCCGTGTGCTTCGATGAACGGGAAGGCTTCATGCACCACAAGTTCTTGGTGGTGGACGGGCAGACGGTCTGGACGGGAAGCACCAACATGACCTGGAACGCTTTTGCCCGAAACAATGAAAACAGCCTCTTGTTGCCCTCTTCCATTCTAGCCCAGGGTTATGCCCGGGAGTTCCAAGCCCTCTTCACGGGTACCAAGGAAGGTTTAGGGACACCAATTACCTTCAGCCTAGAAGGGGGCGTGCCGGCGGAGGGCACCGCCTACTTTAGTCCCAAAGGGGGAGCCCTGGGCCGGAAAGCCCTTTTGGAAAGGCTTCGGGCCTCCCAACAGGAGATCCTGGTGGCAGCCTTTGTCCTCACGGACCCGGAGGTGGTGAAGGCCTTGGTCCAGGCTCAGGAAAGGGGGGTAAGGGTGCAGGTTCTCCTGGAAAGCCGCAACCTTAAGGATAGCCGGGAGGAGGATCTCCTGCGGGCTGGGGTGGAGGTGCGGAAGGACGGCAACCCCTACACCCTCCACCACAAGGTGATGCTGATCGACAGCACCTTCGTGATCACGGGAAGCTACAACTTCACCGCCAGGGCCTGGCAGGTGAACAACGAGAACCTTCTGATCCTGCAAAGCCCCGCCCTGGCGGAACGCTACCGGGAGGAGATCCTAAGGTTATGGCAGGAAGGGCAACCCCTCTAG
- the deoC gene encoding deoxyribose-phosphate aldolase: protein MDLAAHIDHTLLKPTATPEEIVKVAEEALEYGFFGLCIPPSYLPLVREHYPHAPFRLVTVVGFPLGYQAKEVKALEAALAFAQGADEVDMVIHLGRALAGDYAYIEEEIRTVRQAVPKAVLKVILETGHFTPEALEHLAEAAIRGGADFLKTSTGFGPRGASLEDVELLVRVARGRAQVKAAGGIRNRETAIKLLEAGATRLGTSSGVALVKGEVGDGY, encoded by the coding sequence ATGGACCTGGCCGCCCACATTGACCACACCCTTTTAAAACCCACCGCCACCCCGGAAGAGATCGTGAAGGTGGCGGAGGAAGCCCTGGAATACGGGTTTTTCGGCCTCTGCATCCCCCCCTCCTACCTCCCCCTAGTGCGGGAGCATTACCCCCATGCCCCCTTTCGCTTGGTCACCGTGGTGGGTTTCCCCTTAGGCTACCAGGCCAAGGAAGTCAAGGCCCTCGAGGCCGCCTTGGCCTTCGCCCAGGGAGCCGATGAGGTGGACATGGTGATCCACCTGGGCCGGGCGCTGGCTGGGGATTACGCCTACATTGAGGAAGAAATCCGCACCGTGCGCCAGGCAGTTCCCAAGGCGGTGCTCAAGGTGATTCTGGAGACCGGCCACTTCACCCCTGAGGCTCTGGAACACCTGGCCGAGGCCGCCATCCGGGGCGGGGCCGACTTCCTGAAAACCTCCACCGGCTTTGGACCCCGGGGGGCCAGCCTGGAGGACGTGGAACTCCTGGTACGGGTGGCCCGGGGCCGGGCCCAGGTCAAGGCCGCAGGAGGTATCCGCAACCGGGAAACCGCCATCAAGCTCCTCGAGGCGGGGGCCACCCGGCTGGGTACCTCCAGCGGGGTAGCCCTGGTGAAGGGGGAAGTCGGGGATGGGTACTAA
- the ychF gene encoding redox-regulated ATPase YchF has protein sequence MLAVGIVGLPNVGKSTLFNALTRAQALAANYPFATIDKNVGVVSLEDERLYALQEVFAKGDRKPPVVPTHVEFVDIAGLVKGAHKGEGLGNQFLAHIRQVAAIAHVLRCFPDPDVVHVMGRVDPLEDAEVVETELLLADLATWERRLERLRKEARANRDLGPTLEAAEALYAHLQGGKPARTFLLNEARGEDAELRRLLKETPLLTAKPVIYVANVSEEDLPEGDGNPHVQAVRERAKAEGAEVVVVSARLEAELAELSPEEAQELLAAYGLRESGLRRLAQAGYRALGLITFFTAGEKEVRAWTVRRGTKAPEAAGEIHSDMEKGFIRAEVIPWERLVEAGGWARAKERGWVRLEGREYEVQDGDVLYVLFNV, from the coding sequence ATGCTGGCTGTGGGAATCGTCGGTCTACCCAACGTGGGCAAGTCCACCCTCTTTAACGCCCTAACCCGGGCACAGGCTTTAGCGGCCAACTACCCCTTCGCCACCATCGACAAGAACGTGGGCGTGGTATCCCTGGAGGACGAAAGGCTTTACGCCTTGCAGGAGGTATTTGCCAAGGGGGATCGCAAGCCTCCGGTTGTCCCCACCCATGTGGAGTTTGTGGACATCGCGGGCCTGGTCAAGGGAGCCCACAAGGGGGAAGGCCTCGGCAACCAGTTTCTGGCCCACATCCGCCAGGTGGCGGCCATCGCCCACGTGCTCCGGTGTTTTCCCGATCCCGATGTGGTGCACGTGATGGGCCGGGTGGATCCCCTGGAGGATGCGGAGGTGGTGGAAACCGAGCTTCTCCTGGCCGATCTCGCCACCTGGGAAAGGCGGCTTGAGCGGCTTAGGAAGGAAGCCCGGGCCAACCGGGATCTGGGCCCCACCCTCGAGGCGGCGGAGGCCCTTTACGCCCATCTGCAAGGGGGGAAGCCCGCCCGCACCTTCCTCTTAAACGAAGCGCGGGGAGAGGATGCCGAGCTTCGCCGCCTGCTTAAGGAAACCCCCCTCCTCACCGCCAAGCCAGTGATCTACGTGGCCAACGTGAGCGAGGAGGACCTGCCTGAGGGGGATGGCAACCCCCATGTGCAGGCGGTGCGGGAAAGGGCCAAGGCCGAGGGGGCGGAGGTGGTGGTGGTATCCGCCCGGCTGGAGGCGGAGCTGGCCGAGCTTTCCCCAGAGGAGGCACAGGAGCTTCTCGCCGCTTACGGCTTGAGGGAGAGCGGCCTTCGGCGCCTGGCCCAGGCGGGGTATAGGGCCCTTGGCCTCATCACCTTCTTTACCGCTGGGGAAAAGGAGGTGCGGGCCTGGACGGTGCGCCGGGGAACCAAGGCCCCTGAGGCGGCGGGGGAGATCCACTCCGACATGGAGAAGGGCTTCATCCGGGCTGAGGTCATCCCCTGGGAAAGGCTGGTGGAGGCTGGGGGATGGGCTAGGGCCAAGGAAAGGGGTTGGGTGCGCCTCGAGGGCAGGGAGTACGAGGTCCAGGATGGGGATGTCCTCTACGTTCTCTTCAACGTGTGA
- a CDS encoding response regulator, with product MATDYPGLLLLSRNEALRAYVDLVLSERGIPVRHFDLAREGLFWLLDHTPRYVLLDQDLDVDSFAVAARIRHVRRLKEVPLAVLIEPTEKHRTTAEVVRVKAIEKPLTRDKLLRFLGLG from the coding sequence GTGGCGACGGATTATCCGGGGCTTCTCCTATTAAGCCGCAACGAAGCCCTGCGGGCCTATGTGGATCTGGTGCTTTCCGAGCGGGGCATCCCCGTCCGCCACTTTGACCTGGCCCGGGAAGGGCTCTTTTGGCTATTGGACCATACGCCCCGGTATGTGCTTTTGGACCAGGACCTGGACGTGGATTCCTTTGCCGTGGCGGCCCGCATCCGGCATGTGCGCCGGCTCAAGGAGGTGCCCTTGGCGGTGCTCATAGAGCCCACCGAGAAGCACCGGACCACCGCCGAGGTGGTACGGGTGAAGGCCATAGAAAAACCCCTCACCCGGGACAAGCTCTTGCGCTTTTTGGGTTTGGGGTAG
- a CDS encoding transglycosylase domain-containing protein, which translates to MGVRVFRFLFLSLAGLLAGAGLALGYLAYAYTRDLPDLSQLDRLRLTATSTLYARDGTPLAQIASVEEGRAIHRGLVRLGEVSPAAVAALVFSEDRRFFGHYGVDVVRLFGALYAILRGDLQGGSTITTQVLKNTLLRDLAQDRSLERKFKEWVLALEVERRYTKAEILEMYLNVVPWGGNAVGIKGAAEAYFGKDPAALTLAEGLYLASLVPAPNARYADLKGVRGRMRHLLDQMVAEGWVSPEAAEAAWREPIAPRGWRVRYDEEGNLLEAELVDPEARILRQLDYRMAPHFVLEVRRFLEARFGREKVYGQGGLRVYTTLDPAMQRAAEAAARNARLPDGAELALVGLDPETGEVLALVGGVRREGDEYNRATRALRNPGSAVKPFVYATAFEEGWTQATLVPDRPLEFPDPSQKGGVWRPRNFSGTFLNREITLRQAHNLSLNLPAIYTAQAVGVEKVARKLSQAGFAVKYPTLAIAIGGASITPVDLAAAYAAFVNGGYRVTPIYVKRVEDAQGQVLYQAFPERRRLFDPLVAYQGWDLLKGYVYDLGEKGLAKGARIPGRVVGGKTGTTNEARDLWFAGVTRGLSAVVWVGRDDNKPLRMGGREPSSSVVNPPIWREFVAGALRGRPGGDFPPPAGLVQVGIDLLSGQPSQGGIKAWFPQGKVPVPALRAPPSEGAGSLQETPPAGAEPTDYPPGSNEEAFPAPPPGQ; encoded by the coding sequence ATGGGCGTGCGGGTGTTCCGCTTCCTCTTCCTGTCCCTGGCCGGACTTCTTGCGGGCGCAGGCCTGGCCCTGGGGTATCTGGCCTACGCCTACACCCGCGACCTCCCCGACCTCTCCCAGCTGGACCGCTTGCGGCTCACCGCCACCTCCACCCTCTACGCCCGGGACGGCACCCCCCTGGCCCAGATCGCCAGCGTGGAGGAGGGGCGGGCCATCCACCGCGGCCTGGTGCGCCTGGGCGAGGTTTCCCCCGCGGCGGTGGCCGCTTTGGTCTTCTCCGAGGACCGCCGTTTCTTCGGGCACTACGGGGTGGACGTGGTACGGCTGTTCGGCGCCCTCTACGCCATCCTGCGGGGGGATCTCCAAGGGGGAAGCACCATCACCACCCAGGTCTTGAAGAACACCCTCCTCCGCGACCTGGCCCAGGACCGCTCCTTGGAGCGCAAGTTCAAGGAGTGGGTTCTGGCCCTGGAGGTGGAGCGGCGCTACACCAAGGCGGAGATCCTGGAAATGTACCTGAACGTGGTCCCCTGGGGGGGCAACGCCGTGGGGATCAAGGGGGCGGCGGAGGCCTACTTCGGCAAGGACCCCGCGGCCCTCACCCTGGCCGAGGGCCTCTACCTGGCCTCCCTGGTGCCCGCGCCCAACGCCCGCTACGCCGACCTCAAGGGGGTGCGGGGGCGGATGCGCCACCTCCTGGACCAGATGGTGGCCGAGGGCTGGGTGAGCCCCGAGGCGGCGGAGGCCGCCTGGCGGGAGCCCATCGCCCCCAGGGGATGGCGGGTGCGCTACGACGAGGAGGGGAACCTCCTGGAGGCCGAGCTGGTGGACCCCGAGGCCCGCATCCTCAGGCAGCTGGACTACCGCATGGCCCCCCATTTCGTCCTGGAGGTGCGCCGCTTCCTCGAGGCCCGCTTCGGCCGGGAGAAGGTCTATGGGCAGGGGGGGCTCAGGGTCTACACCACCCTGGACCCCGCCATGCAGCGGGCGGCGGAGGCCGCCGCCCGGAACGCGCGGCTGCCCGACGGGGCGGAGCTGGCCCTGGTGGGCCTGGACCCCGAGACGGGAGAGGTCCTGGCCCTGGTGGGAGGGGTGCGGCGGGAGGGGGATGAGTACAACCGGGCCACCCGGGCCCTGCGCAACCCCGGGAGTGCGGTGAAACCCTTTGTCTACGCCACCGCCTTCGAGGAGGGCTGGACCCAGGCCACCTTGGTTCCCGACCGCCCCTTGGAGTTCCCCGACCCCAGCCAGAAGGGAGGGGTATGGCGGCCCAGGAACTTCTCCGGCACCTTCCTCAACCGGGAGATCACCCTGCGCCAGGCCCACAACCTCTCCCTCAACCTGCCCGCCATCTACACCGCCCAGGCCGTAGGGGTGGAGAAGGTGGCGAGGAAACTCTCCCAGGCGGGTTTTGCGGTGAAGTATCCCACCCTGGCCATCGCCATCGGGGGCGCCTCCATCACCCCGGTGGACCTGGCCGCGGCCTATGCCGCCTTCGTCAACGGGGGCTACCGGGTTACTCCCATCTACGTGAAGCGGGTGGAGGATGCCCAGGGACAGGTGCTTTACCAGGCTTTCCCGGAACGGCGGCGCCTCTTTGATCCCCTGGTGGCCTACCAGGGGTGGGACCTCCTGAAGGGGTATGTCTACGACCTGGGGGAGAAGGGTCTGGCCAAAGGGGCCCGCATCCCAGGGCGGGTGGTGGGGGGAAAGACCGGTACCACCAACGAGGCCCGGGACCTGTGGTTCGCCGGGGTTACCCGGGGGCTTTCCGCAGTGGTCTGGGTGGGCCGGGACGACAACAAGCCCTTGCGCATGGGAGGGAGGGAGCCTTCCAGCTCCGTGGTCAACCCTCCCATTTGGCGGGAGTTCGTGGCGGGGGCCCTGAGGGGAAGGCCTGGAGGGGATTTCCCTCCGCCTGCGGGCCTGGTGCAGGTGGGGATAGATCTCCTTTCAGGCCAGCCTTCCCAGGGGGGGATAAAGGCTTGGTTCCCTCAGGGGAAGGTACCCGTGCCCGCCCTGCGGGCCCCGCCCTCGGAGGGGGCTGGGTCTCTTCAGGAAACCCCTCCGGCTGGGGCGGAGCCTACGGACTACCCCCCGGGTTCTAACGAGGAGGCTTTCCCTGCCCCCCCACCTGGGCAGTGA
- a CDS encoding RNA methyltransferase: MERVRIVLVEPQEPMNVGAVARAMRNFGLSRLYLVNPSPRVGPPWAREAYWLAVHAEEVLNRAVAVGSLGEALEGVSFVVATTGRPRELYPAPVVTAHEVPAHVLSVKGEVALVFGRETFGLTNEELDLAHLIGTIPTAPDQPSLNLAQAVVVFAYELYQAWLQQGGTVSQEELADVAALEGFFADLGRYVLEIGFTDQHRHPYAMRRLRRIFHKARLSPGEVQLLRGLLHQSRYAVASPRNKEGTKGKDG, from the coding sequence CTGGAACGCGTGCGCATTGTCTTGGTGGAACCCCAGGAGCCCATGAACGTGGGGGCGGTGGCCCGGGCCATGCGGAACTTTGGCCTTTCGCGGCTTTACCTGGTGAATCCCTCGCCCCGGGTGGGCCCTCCATGGGCCCGGGAGGCCTACTGGCTGGCGGTGCATGCCGAGGAGGTGCTAAACCGGGCGGTGGCGGTGGGAAGCCTCGGGGAGGCCCTCGAGGGGGTGAGCTTCGTGGTGGCCACCACGGGAAGACCCCGGGAGCTTTACCCGGCCCCGGTGGTGACGGCCCATGAGGTGCCGGCCCACGTGCTTTCCGTAAAGGGAGAGGTTGCCCTGGTCTTTGGCCGGGAAACCTTTGGCCTCACCAACGAGGAGCTGGACCTGGCCCACCTCATCGGCACCATCCCCACCGCTCCCGATCAGCCTTCCTTGAACCTGGCCCAGGCGGTGGTGGTCTTTGCCTATGAACTTTACCAGGCTTGGTTGCAGCAGGGCGGTACGGTATCCCAGGAGGAACTGGCGGATGTGGCGGCCCTGGAGGGATTCTTCGCCGATTTAGGGCGGTATGTGCTGGAGATCGGGTTCACCGACCAACACCGCCACCCCTACGCCATGCGCCGCTTGCGGCGCATCTTCCACAAGGCCCGGCTTTCCCCGGGGGAGGTGCAACTCCTTAGGGGGCTTCTCCACCAAAGCCGGTATGCGGTGGCCTCCCCCCGGAACAAGGAGGGAACGAAGGGAAAGGATGGCTAG